The Haloferax sp. Atlit-12N genome window below encodes:
- a CDS encoding ArsR family transcriptional regulator, whose product MSRTIMPEKHPEITDPNEFEGDTEIDPELEFRSKFVEALAYNGFPDTLVLGRNRAGDVFHERRIKIIDYLKIHRPQSVRQLAAELEIDKGVVSRDLQKLAQLDVVEFETDGQNKAPRLKHKHVVVEPVI is encoded by the coding sequence ATGTCCAGAACAATTATGCCAGAAAAACATCCCGAAATCACAGACCCAAATGAATTCGAAGGCGACACGGAGATTGACCCAGAGCTGGAGTTCCGTTCGAAATTCGTAGAAGCACTTGCCTACAACGGCTTTCCAGACACGCTCGTCTTGGGGCGTAACCGAGCAGGAGATGTGTTCCACGAGCGGCGCATCAAGATAATAGACTACCTCAAGATACACAGACCTCAGTCGGTTCGGCAGCTCGCCGCAGAATTGGAGATCGACAAAGGAGTCGTCAGCCGTGATCTACAGAAACTCGCTCAGTTAGATGTCGTGGAATTTGAAACAGATGGACAAAATAAAGCACCACGTCTGAAGCATAAACACGTCGTCGTAGAGCCGGTGATCTAG
- a CDS encoding recombinase family protein → MSDQLLAEKLWPNLESEQRDESARAAVYARTSSVNQRFGYSLDEQVRQCWQRCERVGWDVDYVYRDEAESGHDIERPAFQRMLQDGEKRRFDVVVFWKLDRLSRSIIHAVEIERRLREYEIALHSVTEQLDTTTPSGRFNFRNIANAAEFERELIRQRTKMGLKAMALEHKWPNNRPPLGYSRLEDGRLAIDAEEAELVREIFKRYIREKSMPNVAVWLNEKQILTRGGKPWSPSGVKRILTNELYIGRYRVSEVDDVVEEYQIVEEDIFERTQTVRRRFQSKGKSSRKKMSEARKSRKISEALISYQTLLQKESVRA, encoded by the coding sequence ATGTCCGACCAATTGTTGGCAGAGAAACTCTGGCCAAACTTGGAATCCGAACAGCGTGACGAGTCTGCGAGAGCTGCAGTGTACGCTCGAACTTCGAGCGTGAACCAACGGTTTGGCTACTCGTTAGACGAGCAAGTCCGACAATGTTGGCAGCGGTGTGAACGGGTCGGGTGGGACGTCGACTACGTGTATCGCGACGAAGCCGAGAGTGGCCACGATATCGAGCGGCCGGCATTCCAACGAATGCTCCAAGACGGAGAGAAGAGACGGTTCGACGTCGTCGTCTTCTGGAAACTCGACCGACTATCCCGGAGTATCATCCACGCCGTCGAAATCGAACGTCGGCTTCGAGAGTACGAAATTGCGCTTCATAGCGTGACGGAGCAACTGGACACCACGACTCCGTCTGGGAGATTCAATTTCCGAAACATCGCAAACGCTGCGGAGTTCGAGCGCGAGTTAATCAGACAGCGGACGAAGATGGGTCTCAAAGCGATGGCGTTGGAACACAAATGGCCCAACAATCGGCCACCACTTGGATACTCACGTCTAGAAGATGGTCGACTCGCTATCGATGCTGAAGAAGCTGAACTGGTGCGAGAGATATTCAAACGCTATATCCGAGAGAAATCGATGCCAAACGTAGCGGTGTGGCTAAACGAGAAACAAATTCTGACGAGAGGTGGAAAGCCTTGGTCACCGTCAGGAGTCAAACGAATTCTCACGAACGAGTTGTATATCGGTCGCTACAGAGTGTCGGAAGTCGACGACGTAGTCGAAGAGTACCAGATAGTAGAAGAGGATATATTCGAACGAACACAGACGGTCCGGCGCCGGTTCCAATCCAAGGGCAAGAGTTCGAGAAAGAAGATGTCTGAAGCAAGGAAGAGCCGAAAGATATCGGAAGCGTTGATCAGTTATCAGACACTCCTGCAAAAGGAGAGTGTGAGAGCTTAG
- a CDS encoding DNA cytosine methyltransferase has translation MNVSAVDLFCGAGGLTNGLETAGVTVEAGFDIDADCRYAYNENNEANFVPADLAEISKENPKKIAEWLDDDADATLVAGCPPCQPFSSLNHGSESEDHEMYEMLSEFGEIVAAIEPDFVVMENVYELRHEVVYEDFEELLESMGYLLNPDWNKRVFCPEYGIPQTRRRWVVTASKRGPFNFSPRIHNRPSQFESVKERIDDLPAIEAGDSHPEDWLHTARSLDDINLRRIEQSVPGGTWEDWDEELLLDCHLDESGRSFGSVYGRMRPDEPAPTITTQFYNLGSGRFGHYDTDQNRAISLREGAMIQTFPRDYEFAEKFEDIGITKLGRMIGNAVPPALGEIIGRRLLEHLRGEKKQAALGDYVD, from the coding sequence ATGAACGTATCCGCCGTTGACCTGTTCTGTGGTGCCGGAGGTCTCACGAACGGCCTTGAGACTGCAGGTGTAACGGTGGAGGCCGGTTTCGATATTGACGCGGATTGTCGGTACGCCTACAATGAAAACAACGAGGCCAACTTCGTACCCGCTGACTTAGCCGAAATCTCGAAGGAGAACCCCAAAAAAATAGCTGAGTGGTTGGACGATGATGCCGATGCGACACTTGTCGCTGGGTGTCCTCCCTGCCAGCCTTTCTCATCACTTAACCACGGCTCCGAGAGCGAAGACCACGAGATGTACGAGATGCTCTCCGAGTTCGGTGAGATCGTCGCCGCGATCGAACCAGATTTCGTGGTGATGGAGAACGTCTACGAACTTCGCCACGAAGTGGTGTACGAAGACTTCGAAGAGCTGCTGGAATCGATGGGCTACCTGTTGAACCCAGATTGGAACAAGCGGGTATTCTGTCCAGAGTACGGTATCCCGCAGACACGCCGGCGATGGGTGGTAACCGCGTCGAAGCGGGGTCCGTTCAACTTCTCCCCCAGAATTCACAACCGACCAAGTCAGTTTGAGTCTGTCAAGGAGCGAATCGACGACCTTCCTGCAATCGAAGCTGGTGATTCCCATCCCGAAGACTGGCTTCACACTGCTCGGTCACTCGACGACATCAACCTCAGACGAATCGAACAATCTGTTCCTGGGGGTACCTGGGAAGACTGGGACGAGGAGCTACTACTCGACTGCCACCTCGACGAGAGTGGACGTTCGTTCGGTTCCGTATACGGCCGGATGCGACCCGACGAGCCAGCACCCACTATCACGACACAGTTCTACAATTTGGGAAGTGGTAGATTTGGACACTACGATACAGACCAGAACCGGGCCATCTCGCTACGGGAGGGTGCGATGATTCAAACGTTCCCTCGTGACTACGAGTTCGCCGAAAAATTCGAAGATATCGGTATTACAAAACTTGGTCGGATGATCGGAAACGCAGTACCTCCCGCACTCGGTGAGATCATTGGACGGCGCCTGTTGGAACACCTACGGGGGGAGAAGAAACAGGCGGCGTTAGGTGACTACGTCGACTGA
- a CDS encoding site-specific integrase: MSLEPLEPQEALELYLLDRESELSKATQYSHRSRIGHLVRWCGEQEINNLNELTGRRLQEYRLWRREEGNLAPASEKTQMDSIRVFVRWLESMDAVVPDLSTKVLSPSLSPDDDVRDVLIERDEMFEVLGYLSKYQYASLPHVSLFLLWHTMMRVGAAHALDVSDYNPEEQYIEVKHRPETGTAIKNKERGERFVALSDHICSLLDDWLVNKRPEVTDEYGRSPLLTTSQGRVAKSTLRDYCYQYTRPCVYSNECPHGKVINECPATDRDQAARCPSSVSPHAIRRGSITHSLSEDVPYRVVSDRANVSQSVLEKHYDQRSEREKMEQRRKYFEE, from the coding sequence ATGAGCCTCGAACCATTAGAACCCCAAGAAGCACTTGAATTATATCTGCTTGACCGAGAGAGCGAACTCTCGAAGGCAACTCAATACTCCCATCGGTCTCGTATCGGCCACTTAGTCAGATGGTGTGGTGAACAGGAGATCAACAACCTGAACGAATTAACTGGTCGTCGCCTTCAGGAGTATCGGCTCTGGAGGCGGGAAGAAGGAAACCTCGCACCTGCTTCTGAGAAGACCCAGATGGACTCCATTCGGGTGTTCGTCCGATGGTTGGAGTCAATGGACGCTGTCGTTCCTGATTTGAGTACGAAAGTCTTGTCTCCGTCTTTGAGCCCCGACGACGACGTTCGGGACGTCCTCATAGAGCGAGACGAGATGTTCGAAGTCCTTGGCTACCTTTCGAAGTACCAGTATGCCTCCTTACCACACGTCTCGTTGTTCTTGCTCTGGCATACGATGATGCGCGTTGGAGCTGCCCACGCTCTGGATGTCTCTGATTACAACCCTGAGGAGCAATACATCGAAGTCAAACATCGGCCTGAGACGGGCACTGCGATCAAGAACAAGGAGCGTGGAGAGCGATTCGTCGCGCTGTCTGACCACATCTGTTCTCTCTTGGACGATTGGCTCGTGAACAAACGACCAGAGGTCACGGACGAATACGGGCGAAGTCCACTCTTGACGACGTCACAAGGCCGTGTCGCCAAATCGACGTTGAGAGACTACTGCTATCAATATACGCGTCCGTGCGTGTATTCTAACGAGTGTCCTCATGGCAAGGTGATTAACGAGTGTCCAGCTACCGATAGAGACCAAGCCGCCAGGTGCCCATCGAGTGTCAGCCCCCACGCAATCCGTCGTGGAAGTATCACTCATTCTCTCAGTGAAGACGTACCGTATCGGGTCGTCAGCGACCGAGCAAACGTATCCCAATCGGTACTTGAGAAGCACTACGACCAGCGAAGTGAGCGCGAGAAGATGGAGCAGAGGAGGAAATATTTCGAAGAGTGA
- a CDS encoding transcription initiation factor IIB family protein: protein MPERGKVFEAGRDKPCPGCGSTELVTVAEQNQFCANCGFVVRDDRSPPTEQPSDEDDVDQIEVRWEDLYAVSDSTEARLRDVFATLYALASEFGVGAKTHEHAAETLAEVVKANLLDGRKTESIVGAVLLSSSRECREPIPHRLVEKHVGAKGNYLSRLLREIEEEIGRTPTQTAPSHFLAFLSSRLGSDEKTIARAESILETSVDTGCYLGKNPVGFAAAALYLAHEEEYTQKQIANEAGVSTETVRVRLGDLRTAGVR from the coding sequence GTGCCTGAGAGAGGAAAGGTGTTCGAGGCAGGTCGAGATAAACCATGTCCAGGGTGTGGTTCGACCGAACTCGTTACCGTGGCCGAACAGAACCAGTTCTGTGCCAACTGTGGGTTCGTCGTAAGAGACGACCGAAGTCCCCCTACTGAACAGCCATCCGATGAAGACGATGTTGACCAAATCGAAGTTCGATGGGAGGACCTGTACGCGGTGTCAGATAGTACGGAAGCAAGGTTGAGAGACGTTTTCGCTACGTTGTACGCTCTTGCCTCAGAGTTTGGCGTAGGGGCCAAGACTCACGAACACGCCGCTGAAACATTAGCAGAAGTCGTCAAGGCAAATCTCCTCGATGGGAGAAAGACCGAGTCCATCGTCGGTGCAGTCCTGCTATCCAGTTCTCGTGAGTGCAGAGAACCGATTCCCCATCGACTCGTCGAAAAGCACGTCGGAGCGAAGGGTAACTATCTCAGTAGGCTCCTCAGAGAAATTGAAGAGGAAATCGGTCGGACACCGACCCAGACAGCACCGTCTCACTTCTTGGCGTTCCTATCTTCTCGGCTCGGTAGCGACGAGAAGACAATAGCTCGTGCTGAGTCTATTCTCGAAACGTCAGTCGATACTGGGTGCTACCTTGGAAAGAACCCTGTCGGCTTCGCTGCGGCAGCGTTGTATCTCGCCCACGAAGAGGAGTACACACAGAAGCAGATCGCCAACGAAGCAGGGGTCTCGACGGAAACGGTACGAGTCAGGCTCGGTGACCTGCGGACGGCGGGAGTCCGCTGA
- a CDS encoding PD-(D/E)XK nuclease family protein produces the protein MDAHKTTGGPQEVDSTELVARLSSDLFDRWYADRKFKKNLERGTPFFNGPPRVPEANRHNPSSLLQCHRKVFYRQLNAPSERRSPRGTFWFGSKLEVEILFRFLSSTAQETGLYVANDLRVDYEIQTGEETLHIKGSTDPVFVDPEGDPLLVTEIKTKSDRAMKRLEAPDQTHLAQIHAYMYGLSEHYEQDISDGAIIYVDRTSLLVKSFQVEFDPQFWDDLVVAWAREHTRFRTAGQLPPEEPHFEWECSYCEYRLRCGQGNDNCSDAGVVGFVEGVEYPRDSVEKHIEAWPEAELTPTIAAAYPDISNRASTTSWSCECCSSEFAHESVEAEVEYVSPLCPRCLDRGVPAELHPLPITEGYGSENRLEGVSRA, from the coding sequence ATGGACGCACACAAAACCACGGGTGGCCCGCAAGAGGTGGACTCAACAGAGTTGGTAGCGAGGCTCAGTTCTGACCTCTTCGACCGGTGGTACGCCGATAGAAAGTTCAAGAAAAACTTGGAACGAGGAACACCCTTCTTCAACGGACCTCCACGAGTTCCAGAGGCCAATAGGCACAATCCGAGTTCGTTACTCCAGTGCCACCGAAAAGTGTTCTACCGCCAGCTGAATGCCCCAAGTGAGCGACGAAGCCCTCGTGGAACATTCTGGTTTGGCTCGAAACTCGAGGTAGAAATCCTCTTTCGGTTCTTGTCCTCGACTGCCCAGGAGACGGGCCTCTATGTGGCGAACGACCTCCGCGTCGACTACGAGATACAAACTGGCGAAGAGACTCTGCACATCAAGGGATCTACGGACCCAGTCTTCGTAGATCCTGAAGGTGACCCACTCCTCGTTACGGAGATTAAGACCAAGTCGGATCGGGCGATGAAGAGACTCGAAGCCCCGGATCAGACGCACCTCGCCCAAATTCACGCCTACATGTACGGACTCTCAGAACACTACGAGCAGGATATCTCCGATGGAGCAATCATCTACGTCGACAGGACGTCTCTGCTCGTCAAGTCGTTTCAAGTCGAATTTGATCCCCAGTTCTGGGACGACTTGGTCGTAGCATGGGCGAGAGAGCACACTCGCTTCAGGACTGCTGGACAACTTCCACCGGAAGAGCCGCACTTTGAGTGGGAATGTTCGTACTGTGAGTATCGATTACGGTGTGGCCAGGGAAACGACAATTGTTCTGACGCAGGGGTGGTCGGTTTCGTCGAAGGAGTCGAGTACCCACGAGATTCGGTAGAGAAACACATCGAGGCTTGGCCAGAGGCCGAACTTACACCCACCATCGCAGCAGCATACCCGGACATCTCGAATCGAGCTTCGACGACTTCGTGGAGCTGTGAGTGTTGTTCTTCCGAGTTCGCACACGAGTCGGTCGAGGCAGAAGTGGAGTACGTCTCTCCACTCTGCCCAAGGTGTCTGGATAGAGGGGTCCCGGCTGAGTTACATCCACTACCGATTACAGAGGGGTACGGGTCTGAAAACCGACTGGAGGGTGTGAGTCGTGCCTGA
- a CDS encoding recombinase family protein — protein sequence MMSSLYGADIIPTLSGPAQSIKSVRHQVSDSALLSLSDVAAVALTASSALNTGQVELLDFKKSESDLSTDEREPPEEPKQIAEEKKGILYARVSGHEQAKRGSIHSQVDQLKRVAEKNSIELVREICDEAKTGKTFDRDGIRTLLKLAQRDDVSYVLMRDVDRLGRSAAETLFFIYILQTEFDITFLSSTGERDVETIHGLMDTTLRALMADVNNEIRIASAHNSKARLFLQERKWNAWYPQFDPVGYEVADDDWLTIDPEELEAAKLMFTSFLESETYAEVSRQVSEVVGIPVPATTIKNCLKNPVYIGRPSLPEDAVGGYAGTLEVQDDELSLVDEDTFYQVQQIIEEKDDLHSSSSDTVDLIEILDEFDLLSVVLTTPVARLLCPECDGRLRKNGTRPLVGSKVVHNYECVECGKNRRWPTRDEYERLDFVEKLLKMDKFARRIAGRAFDRN from the coding sequence ATGATGTCATCACTGTACGGTGCCGACATCATACCTACTTTAAGTGGCCCTGCACAGAGTATAAAAAGCGTCAGACATCAGGTGAGTGATTCTGCGCTCTTGTCGCTCTCTGATGTCGCAGCAGTCGCACTGACAGCGAGTTCTGCTCTGAATACTGGGCAAGTCGAACTACTGGATTTCAAGAAATCAGAATCCGACTTGTCGACAGACGAAAGAGAACCTCCTGAAGAGCCAAAGCAAATCGCTGAGGAAAAGAAAGGAATTCTCTACGCAAGGGTGAGTGGTCACGAACAAGCCAAGCGAGGAAGCATCCATTCGCAGGTTGATCAACTCAAGCGAGTCGCTGAGAAGAACTCTATCGAACTGGTCCGAGAAATCTGTGACGAGGCAAAGACTGGCAAGACATTCGATCGAGACGGTATCAGAACGTTGCTGAAACTGGCTCAGCGTGACGATGTCTCCTACGTTCTCATGCGAGATGTTGACCGACTAGGCCGTTCTGCAGCAGAGACTCTGTTCTTCATCTATATCCTCCAAACCGAATTCGACATTACGTTCCTGAGTAGCACCGGCGAACGGGACGTGGAAACAATCCACGGTCTCATGGACACGACACTCCGTGCTCTTATGGCAGACGTGAACAACGAGATTCGGATTGCGAGTGCACACAACTCGAAAGCCCGCTTGTTCCTCCAAGAACGAAAGTGGAACGCGTGGTATCCCCAGTTCGACCCGGTCGGCTACGAAGTCGCTGACGACGATTGGTTGACTATCGACCCCGAGGAGCTCGAGGCGGCCAAATTGATGTTTACGTCATTTCTCGAGAGCGAGACGTACGCTGAAGTGAGCCGTCAGGTGAGCGAGGTCGTCGGCATCCCGGTCCCTGCGACCACTATCAAAAACTGTCTGAAAAACCCAGTTTACATCGGACGGCCTTCGCTCCCCGAGGATGCTGTTGGTGGTTACGCCGGTACACTCGAGGTACAAGATGACGAATTGTCTCTCGTCGACGAAGACACGTTCTACCAGGTACAGCAAATCATCGAGGAGAAAGACGACCTCCACTCGTCTTCTTCTGACACAGTTGATCTGATAGAGATCTTGGACGAGTTTGATTTGCTTTCTGTGGTACTCACCACCCCCGTGGCGAGACTCCTGTGTCCCGAATGCGATGGGAGGTTACGGAAAAACGGAACACGTCCACTGGTCGGTAGCAAGGTTGTCCACAATTACGAGTGCGTCGAGTGTGGGAAGAACAGAAGATGGCCAACACGAGACGAGTACGAACGTCTCGACTTCGTAGAGAAACTCCTGAAGATGGATAAATTCGCCCGACGTATCGCGGGTCGCGCCTTCGATAGAAACTAA
- a CDS encoding site-specific integrase, giving the protein MDVENMTKSPINNQSPNNSHLGRSNQALQPISPPDAVESFLDSRKYELSSSTVNRYSAKLNYFIEFCEQYEISNLNNLSGRDVEAYRSWRRHESSDKVDTLDSTTLRDDMYLLRAFLLYLTRIEGVAFWVPEKVSIPEVEQGKGIRDVDISRERLDEVIDHLESFYYASRAHVIWLLLSQTGRRPGGIHSLDVDDLHDSGGDTYLEFKHWGEGTRLKNGVNGEQQVWIRESTAAVIRDYIEHNRVDVVEDDRQPLLTSSQGRISKSTIRRCIYKWTRPCQITGECPEKRDIDECEAANSLGRASRCPLSKPPYALRHGFISEMRRGGLPKAVISERCDVSEEIIDIHYDERTTEEKRTYRQNMMNEYLEQNAGYFR; this is encoded by the coding sequence ATGGATGTAGAGAACATGACTAAGTCTCCAATAAACAACCAGTCACCGAACAATAGCCACTTAGGCCGATCCAACCAGGCACTTCAGCCCATCTCCCCACCTGACGCAGTCGAGAGCTTCTTAGACAGTCGTAAGTACGAACTGTCTTCGAGCACAGTGAATCGTTATTCTGCGAAGCTCAATTACTTCATTGAGTTCTGTGAGCAATACGAGATCTCCAATCTGAATAATCTCTCGGGCCGTGATGTTGAAGCGTACAGATCCTGGCGCCGACACGAGTCGAGTGATAAGGTTGATACACTTGATTCGACCACACTCCGCGACGATATGTACCTGCTCCGAGCATTCTTGTTATACCTCACGAGAATCGAAGGCGTCGCATTCTGGGTGCCAGAAAAAGTTTCTATCCCCGAAGTAGAGCAGGGGAAAGGTATCCGAGACGTCGACATCTCTCGGGAGCGATTAGACGAGGTTATCGACCACCTTGAGAGCTTCTACTACGCGAGTAGAGCGCACGTGATTTGGCTTCTGCTGAGCCAAACCGGTCGGCGTCCTGGCGGTATTCACTCTCTTGATGTGGACGACTTACACGACTCTGGCGGCGACACGTATCTTGAATTCAAACACTGGGGCGAAGGGACGCGGCTCAAGAATGGGGTAAACGGCGAGCAACAGGTCTGGATTCGAGAGTCTACTGCAGCCGTAATCCGTGACTACATCGAACACAACCGAGTTGATGTCGTAGAGGATGACCGACAGCCTCTATTGACGTCGTCACAGGGTCGGATTTCAAAGTCGACTATCCGGCGTTGTATCTACAAATGGACTCGTCCTTGTCAGATAACTGGCGAGTGTCCAGAAAAGAGAGACATCGACGAGTGCGAAGCTGCTAACTCTCTCGGACGTGCTTCTCGGTGTCCTCTTTCGAAGCCACCGTATGCGCTTCGACATGGATTCATCTCAGAGATGAGGCGTGGAGGCCTGCCTAAGGCGGTAATTAGTGAGCGGTGTGACGTCAGTGAGGAGATTATCGACATCCATTACGATGAACGAACGACCGAAGAAAAACGGACGTACCGTCAGAACATGATGAACGAATATCTTGAACAGAATGCGGGGTACTTCCGATGA
- a CDS encoding DUF6339 family protein yields MTQTTLARLKTDAKRLLDDEEFLRGDKEFFEEGRLERYTQTTNFSADIDALEDRLREIVDEYPQFEGEMDSEAAVAVHEEIDLSRSEASDSRIWNDLAMRHFPWFVRHRWRYESQTGMKKKFWTYGSALDSASSTFERLWWIAEMTQEDGDYENTKKAFESRRFCFRVFDIQLGRYKPAALACLEVLYDEDEESFAANDVIDETIQRLRRAGTTIPFEGRTKSELVDVVQSIREDVESG; encoded by the coding sequence ATGACACAGACGACCTTGGCCCGGTTGAAGACCGATGCAAAGCGACTATTGGACGACGAGGAATTCCTGAGGGGTGACAAAGAGTTCTTCGAAGAAGGAAGGCTCGAGAGATATACACAGACGACGAACTTCAGTGCGGACATCGACGCTTTAGAGGACCGTCTGAGAGAGATCGTAGACGAGTATCCACAGTTCGAAGGAGAGATGGATTCCGAGGCAGCAGTCGCCGTCCACGAGGAGATCGATTTGAGTCGTAGTGAAGCGAGTGACTCGAGAATCTGGAACGATCTCGCGATGCGTCACTTCCCGTGGTTCGTCCGCCACAGGTGGAGATACGAGAGTCAGACGGGGATGAAGAAGAAGTTCTGGACCTACGGTTCTGCTCTCGACTCGGCCTCCAGTACCTTCGAACGGTTGTGGTGGATTGCCGAGATGACCCAAGAGGACGGCGACTACGAGAACACCAAGAAGGCATTCGAGAGCCGACGGTTCTGTTTCCGTGTGTTCGACATCCAGCTCGGCCGGTACAAACCAGCGGCGCTTGCGTGTCTCGAAGTACTCTACGACGAAGACGAAGAGTCGTTCGCAGCAAACGACGTGATAGACGAGACGATACAGAGGCTCCGCCGTGCCGGCACCACGATACCATTCGAAGGGCGGACGAAATCAGAGTTAGTAGATGTCGTTCAGAGTATTCGAGAAGACGTCGAGTCAGGGTGA
- a CDS encoding ATP-binding protein, translating into MSQLEPESTESESDSPYKMSLSLNVLNHLGLNLYSNVPAVLSEAVANAWDADAENVDVDIYPDEEKIVIVDDGQGMDAEDVNERYLRVGYRRRRDDERSNRTPIHDRPVMGRKGIGKLSLLSVAETVDVYTAKDGDHNGFRMQLSEIQRAIGEEESSSGVQQQQYVPTPLDDFPDEFTEGTKIVLTDLTKRVHTTEHALRKRLARRFSILGTEYDFTVRINGEEVTATDRDYFHKVQFLWTFEDHHYRDLCRDSKLEAHEEREGKTPDGYKVSGWIGTVEKPSDLVEDYPGHDTEADDLNKISLMVRGRMAKPDLLESVNDSRMFSKYLVGEIHADFLDYDDQEDIATSNREDVVKEDPRYQELLDFLRIQLSHIAGKWNDLRNQQASREARQIGIVDMWYESLAPEQRERAQSLLGKISRMSVKDESDRRELFKYGILAFENLKYQEKIDSIGDLTEADGRTISRTLSDLDDVESSQHQQMVSHRKEVVDAFLCRVEEKGVDDKTFVHLREHPWLLNPAWEQSPVDEELQKTVENYLSEAGHFDGDDVDESSIRCVRAASGYTLVALRHPTEPANSGLHDLVDTFEDALEHGLEEEGYDTQFADVVFVVPDTETWSELEGLLKKRGVVVKKYEDLLRETSRVYQSRTSNDSRNGRVSRLLDQIDDGDVFD; encoded by the coding sequence ATGTCGCAGCTTGAGCCAGAATCTACAGAGTCGGAGAGTGATTCCCCGTACAAGATGTCTCTCAGCCTCAACGTGTTGAACCACCTAGGGCTGAACCTTTATAGCAACGTTCCTGCAGTACTGTCTGAAGCAGTCGCTAACGCGTGGGACGCCGACGCCGAGAACGTTGACGTGGACATCTACCCCGACGAAGAGAAGATCGTGATCGTTGACGACGGGCAGGGGATGGACGCCGAAGACGTGAACGAGCGGTACCTCCGTGTCGGATATCGAAGACGCCGAGATGACGAACGCTCGAACCGCACACCGATACACGACCGGCCTGTGATGGGTCGCAAGGGCATCGGGAAACTCTCCCTCCTGTCCGTAGCCGAGACTGTTGACGTGTACACGGCCAAAGATGGCGATCATAATGGCTTCAGGATGCAACTGAGCGAGATCCAGCGAGCCATCGGTGAAGAAGAGTCATCTTCTGGAGTCCAACAGCAACAGTACGTCCCGACACCACTAGACGACTTCCCGGACGAATTCACCGAAGGGACGAAGATCGTCCTCACCGACCTCACGAAGCGGGTTCACACCACCGAACACGCACTTCGGAAACGGCTCGCACGACGGTTCAGTATTCTCGGGACCGAGTACGACTTCACCGTGAGGATCAACGGCGAAGAGGTTACTGCGACGGATCGCGACTACTTCCACAAAGTTCAGTTCCTGTGGACGTTCGAAGACCACCACTATCGAGATCTCTGTCGTGATTCCAAGCTTGAAGCCCACGAGGAACGAGAGGGTAAGACCCCTGACGGATACAAGGTGTCCGGATGGATCGGAACCGTAGAGAAACCGAGTGACTTAGTTGAGGACTATCCGGGCCACGACACCGAAGCCGACGACCTGAACAAGATCTCTTTGATGGTCCGAGGGCGGATGGCCAAGCCAGACCTCTTGGAGAGTGTGAACGACAGTCGAATGTTCTCCAAATACCTCGTCGGTGAGATCCACGCCGACTTTCTTGATTACGACGACCAGGAAGATATCGCGACTTCGAATCGTGAGGACGTCGTCAAGGAAGATCCACGATATCAGGAACTCCTTGACTTCCTCCGCATCCAATTGAGCCACATCGCCGGGAAGTGGAACGACCTGCGTAACCAGCAGGCCTCCAGAGAAGCACGTCAAATTGGAATCGTCGACATGTGGTACGAGAGTCTCGCACCAGAACAGCGTGAGCGGGCTCAGAGTCTCTTGGGGAAGATTAGCCGGATGTCGGTGAAAGACGAGTCTGACCGGAGAGAACTCTTCAAGTACGGCATCTTGGCCTTCGAGAATCTGAAGTACCAAGAGAAGATCGACAGTATCGGCGACTTGACCGAGGCCGACGGACGGACGATCTCTCGCACACTCTCTGATTTAGACGACGTAGAGTCCTCTCAGCACCAGCAGATGGTCTCTCATCGGAAGGAAGTCGTAGACGCGTTCTTATGCCGAGTCGAAGAGAAGGGCGTAGACGACAAGACGTTCGTGCACTTGAGAGAGCACCCGTGGTTGCTGAACCCTGCCTGGGAACAGTCACCGGTTGACGAGGAGTTGCAGAAGACGGTCGAGAATTACCTATCCGAAGCAGGTCACTTCGACGGAGACGACGTCGACGAGTCGAGTATTCGGTGTGTTCGCGCAGCGTCTGGGTACACGTTGGTCGCGCTCCGTCACCCGACCGAACCCGCGAACTCTGGGCTCCACGATTTGGTCGATACGTTCGAGGATGCTCTCGAACACGGACTCGAAGAAGAGGGGTACGATACTCAGTTCGCAGACGTCGTCTTCGTGGTCCCCGACACCGAGACGTGGAGTGAGTTGGAAGGTCTCCTGAAGAAACGAGGAGTCGTCGTCAAGAAGTACGAAGACCTCCTGAGAGAGACGTCCCGAGTATACCAGTCCCGAACTTCGAACGACTCCCGGAATGGCCGTGTCTCGAGGCTCCTCGACCAGATTGACGACGGAGACGTGTTCGACTGA